The DNA segment CGGCCAATGTGCTCCTGCTCGACGAGCCCACCAACAACCTCGACCCGGCCAGCCGCGAGGAGATCCTCGGCGCGCTCCGCACCTACAAGGGCGCGGTCATCCTCGTCACCCACGACGAGGGCGCGGTGCACGCGCTGGAGCCGGAGCGCATCATCCTGCTGCCCGACGGCGTCGAGGACCTGTGGGGTCCGGACTACGCGGATCTGGTGGCACTGGCCTGATCCGCCGGGCCGGCGCCCGGTCGGCCCGGCTGCTCCCGTGGCCTGATCCGCTCGCTGGTCCGTCGCCTGATCCACTTCGGATGGATCATTCGGCTTACAGGTGATCCTTCATCTGGGTGAGCCGCTCTCATACCACGGCGTGTCCCGCGCCTGCTCCCCGCCCGGCGGGCGCCGCGCGGGCCCGTACCGTGCTCCTTCCTCCGGACCGTCGCTGACCAGCGCCTTCGCGCTCAGCGGCGGTCCGCTGTGCGTCCCGCGGGTGCCGGAATGCCACGCTCCGGTCCGCCCAGTGAGCCGGGACACAGAAATCCCCGTCGCACAGACCTTGCCGAATGGGTGGCCAGGAAGGCCGGTAGGGGTGATCATGAGAGTCCAGAGCGCACTTCCTTGAGGAGGCACGGGTGGCCGAGACTCTGAAGAAGGGCAGCCGGGTTACCGGCGCCGCGCGTGACAAGCTCGCGGCAGACCTGAAGAAGAAATACGACTCCGGTGCGAGCATCCGGGCACTGGCCGAAGAGACCGGTCGCTCCTACGGATTCGTCCACCGGATGCTCAGTGAGTCCGGTGTGACGCTGCGAGGGCGCGGCGGAGCAACGCGAGGCAAGAAGGCGGCCTCGGCCTGACAGGGCCGAGGCCCGGGATTCACCGGTTCGCCACGGTGGCCACCCGGTCGGCCGACAGGCCGGCAGGGTGGTTACTGTGCAGTCACTTAACTGTCTGCACCGAACCGGAGACCCCATGACCTCGCTCGACTACGTGCTCGACAAGGACGGCGTACGGCTGACCGTCGAGGACGCGGTTGCCACGGTGACGCTGGCCAACCCCGCGAAGCGCAACGCCCAGTCTCCCGCTCTGTGGCGGGCGTTGACAGAAGCGGGACGGTCACTGCCGGGCAGTGTCCGCGTCGTGGTGCTGCGCGGTGAGGGCAAGTCCTTCTCCGCGGGCCTGGACCGGCAGGCGTTCACGCCTGAGGGTTTCGACGGTGAGCCGTCCTTCCTCGATCTGGCGCGCGGTGATGACGCCACGCTCGACGCGGCCATCGCCGAGTACCAGGAGGCGTTCACCTGGTGGCGCCGCACCGACCTGATCACGATCGCCGCCGTACAGGGCCATGCGATCGGCGCCGGTTTCCAGCTCGCTCTCGCCTGTGACCTGCGGGTCGTCGCCGAGGACGTGCAGTTCGCCATGCGCGAGACCAGCCTCGGGCTCGTCCCCGACCTCACCGGCACGCATCCGCTGGTGGGGCTCGTCGGTTACGCCCGTGCGCTGGAGATCTGCGCCACCGGCCGGTTCGTGCACGCCGACGAAGCCGTCCGTACGGGCCTGGCGAATCTGGCCGTCCCCGCCGACGAGCTCGACGGAACGGTCACCGACCTGGCGGCCGCGCTGCTCGCCGCCCCCCGCGACGCCGTCATCGAGACCAAGGCACTGCTGCTCGGAGCCGCGGACCGCACCTACGAGGAGCAGCGCACGGCCGAGCGCGCCGGACAGGCCCGCAGGCTGCGTGACCTGGCGGGCCTGTCCGACTGACCGCCGCGGGCGCTCCCGGGCCCTCCCCCTCGCAGGACCTCTTCCTCACGACACCCGGCGTGCGCGGTGCTTCACCGCGCGCAGCTGGACCTCGGCGGGGAACTCGGCCAGCCCGGCCGACTCGCGGGCGTGGGCCAGGGCCCCGGTGGTGAGGTCCGAGAGCGCCGACACCGGCTCCGCGTGCGCCGCGAGGGCCATGCCGACCCGGGCCGCGGGAGAGGTGCGCCGGCCGGTCAGCCGGACCACCGCGCGGCCGACGCCGTGCAGCGACTCGGCCTCGGACGCCAGCGCGTTCTCCAGCGCCCGGCCCCTGAGCCGCGCGCCGTCACCGTCGCCGCTGTCGACCAGCACTTCGGAGAGACGCGAGCGGCGCAGCTGGGCGAGCAGCCACCACAGCGCGAGCAGCACGATGACCGCGAGCGCAGCGATGACCACCGGCCACCACCAGCCGTCGCCGCGCCACTTGGTGCGGCGCGCCGTGCTGAGCAGGACGTCGTGCGGCCCGCTCCAGGGCCACCACGACGGAACGGAGAGATGGAGCCCCGCCGCCAGCACCGCCCCGCCCAGGGCGAGCAGTACCAGCCCGGCGAGGGTGAGCAGCACCCGGTTGACCGTCTTCAG comes from the Streptomyces sp. NBC_01471 genome and includes:
- a CDS encoding helix-turn-helix domain-containing protein, translated to MAETLKKGSRVTGAARDKLAADLKKKYDSGASIRALAEETGRSYGFVHRMLSESGVTLRGRGGATRGKKAASA
- a CDS encoding enoyl-CoA hydratase/isomerase family protein — encoded protein: MTSLDYVLDKDGVRLTVEDAVATVTLANPAKRNAQSPALWRALTEAGRSLPGSVRVVVLRGEGKSFSAGLDRQAFTPEGFDGEPSFLDLARGDDATLDAAIAEYQEAFTWWRRTDLITIAAVQGHAIGAGFQLALACDLRVVAEDVQFAMRETSLGLVPDLTGTHPLVGLVGYARALEICATGRFVHADEAVRTGLANLAVPADELDGTVTDLAAALLAAPRDAVIETKALLLGAADRTYEEQRTAERAGQARRLRDLAGLSD
- the amaP gene encoding alkaline shock response membrane anchor protein AmaP, translated to MLKTVNRVLLTLAGLVLLALGGAVLAAGLHLSVPSWWPWSGPHDVLLSTARRTKWRGDGWWWPVVIAALAVIVLLALWWLLAQLRRSRLSEVLVDSGDGDGARLRGRALENALASEAESLHGVGRAVVRLTGRRTSPAARVGMALAAHAEPVSALSDLTTGALAHARESAGLAEFPAEVQLRAVKHRARRVS